Proteins found in one Syntrophobacterales bacterium genomic segment:
- a CDS encoding UbiX family flavin prenyltransferase produces MKRIIVGITGASGVIYGIRLLQVLKDAQVETHAVISEAAKKNILIETDFAVEDVERLAYKVHDEKNMAASISSGSFKTDGMVVVPCTIKTLSGIANSFNDNLVIRAADVILKERRKLILVVRETPLHKGHLELMARVADLGGILLPPVPAFYHLPKTIDDLINHTLGKILDILEIDNSLFARWQGRDE; encoded by the coding sequence GTGAAACGGATTATAGTAGGAATTACCGGCGCGTCCGGGGTGATTTACGGGATACGGCTCCTGCAGGTTCTCAAGGATGCGCAGGTTGAAACGCATGCGGTTATTTCCGAGGCGGCGAAAAAGAATATCCTGATCGAAACGGATTTTGCCGTCGAGGATGTGGAGCGGCTGGCTTATAAGGTTCATGATGAAAAAAACATGGCCGCCTCGATCTCCAGCGGCTCTTTCAAGACAGACGGGATGGTCGTCGTTCCCTGCACCATCAAGACTCTGTCCGGCATCGCCAATTCCTTTAACGACAATTTGGTGATCCGCGCCGCCGACGTCATTTTGAAGGAACGCCGCAAATTAATCCTGGTTGTCCGGGAAACCCCGCTGCATAAGGGCCACCTCGAGCTGATGGCCCGGGTCGCCGATCTCGGCGGCATCCTTCTGCCCCCAGTCCCCGCATTTTACCACCTGCCGAAGACAATCGACGATTTAATCAATCACACGCTGGGAAAGATCCTCGATATCCTCGAAATAGACAACTCCCTCTTTGCGAGATGGCAGGGGCGCGACGAATAA